From Acidobacteriota bacterium:
ACCGGCGAGCTGAGCGCCTATACGGAAACAACCTTCGATAAGGTCAAAAATCTTCCGGTTCTGCAAAAAGACACGGAGATTCCATAAACAGACTCTTGGAGGAATAACATGGAAGAAAAAATGATCGTCGCTCCAAAACCGCAGAAGTCGCCGGCGGCCGCCGGACTTCTGTCCGCTTTTTTCCCGGGCATCGGCGCCGTCTACAACGGCCAGGTCGCCAAGGGCGTCCTTTTTATCGTTCTCTTCGCCGGACTGATCACCCTGCAGGGACGCGGCGGACAGCCTTTCACGGCCCTCATGCTGGCCGGTTTCTACATCTATCAGATCATCGAAGCCGTCCAGTCGGCCCGAGCGATCAATCTGAAAGCCCTTGCGTCCGGAAAGGACACCGCCGAAATCACGGCCCTCACCGAGCCAGGCGAGACGCTTCGCGGATCAATCTTCTGGGGCATCGCCCTCATGGCCCTTGGCTTGGTTCTGATCCTGGCCAATTTCGATGTCGTGAGCTATGACAGGCTGATCGACTTCTGGCCGGTGGTCGTCATCGGCATCGGCTTGAAACTCGTGGCCGAGCATTTCCGCCGCTCCGCCGAAAAACAGTGAAGGAGACGGACATGGCACAACGCAAACGCAGCGATTCTCTGGTCTGGGGGATAATCCTGATCACGGTCGGGGTTCTCTTCCTTCTTCAATCCCTGGACATCCATGTCTGGGATTTCGTGGCCCGGATGTGGCCGGTCGTCCTCATCATTTGGGGAGCCTCGAAGCTCTATGCCGGAATCAAGGAGAGAAGCCGGAGGCCCGCCGAACCGGCCGCCGGGGATCCGGACCATGAAAGCTAAGGAAGTCGTTCTCCTGATTTTCCTGGTCTTTGCAGGTGTCGTTTTCTATCACCTGCAGACCGGAAAATGGCGGGACCTTGCGCCCTGGGCGGACGACATCATGTTTTGGGGAAAGTCGTATGTCTACGAAGAGACCGAGGAGATCGCTCTTCCTGAAACATATCGGCTTGAAATCGAAAACCGTCACGGCGATGTCGAAGTCGTCGGGCAGGAAGGGCGGACTTCGCTCGAAGCGACGCTCCGCAAGGACATCCGGAGACGAAACGAGGCCGAGGCGGCCGAAATCGCCGGCCGGCTTTCCACCGTCGTTTCCCACAAAGGTGACCTGATCCGCATCGCGACGAATCGGGCCGATTTCCGAAAGCAGAATTTCCGAACCCATATCCGGATCCTGGCGCCTCCCGGCACAGCCGTCGACATCCGCAACAGCCACGGCAACATCAAGGTTCTCGATCTGGGCCGAACGGTCGTGGTCAACCGGCACGGACGCGTCCGCGCCGCGGGTATCGCGGGCGATGCGGACATCGCCAACAGTCACGGGGCCATCGAATTGGAGGATATCGAAGGCGGCGCCGTCGCGGCCGGCCGGCATGCGGATGTCCGGATCCGGACCGTCGGAGGCGATTTGTCCGTGACGAACAGCTTCGGCAGGATCCGCGTGGAAGACATCGGCGGGAAAACCGCGATTTCCGGCCGCCACAACGCCGTCACCGGACATCGTCTCGAAGGCCCCGTTCGCATCTCCAACACCCACGATAAAATCACCCTGGAAGACACCGGCCCTGCGGAGATCGAAGGGTACCACTCCGACGTCTCGGTCCGCGGTGCGCGGGGAAGGATCGGCATCGCCACCCAACACGGGCGCGTCACGCTCGAAAACATCCGGGGAGGCGCCGAGGTCAAGGGTCGGAACGTGCGTGTTCGAGGCCGGCACCTCCGCGACGGGTCCATCCGGATCGACACCTCCCACGAGAAATGCGACCTGGATGATTTTTCGGGAGACGCCGAAATCAACGTTTCCAACGGCGAGATCAGCCTGTCTCCTCTTTCTCCGGAAGACGGCCTCCGCGTGTCCGGCCGTTACGGCGCCGTCCGCGTTCTGTGGCCCCGGGGAGCCGCGGTTTCTCTCGAAGCCCGGGCCCGGAACGGCCGGGTCATCTGGCGGCTTTCCGGACCTGAGCCTTTTAGGGATTCGAATGGAACAAGCCTGGTCCGGGCCTTCATGGCCGAAGGCGAAGAGCCGCGCGTCGTCCTGTCATCCCAATACGGCGACATCCGCATCGAAGATCGTCCCGCGTCTCAGGACTGATCCCTGTGACGTTAACGCCGGGCGCCCCGCGCCCGGCTTTTTTTTTATCCCTGGCGGTTTTTGTAGAAATAGATCTTCCGGGTCAGCAGACCGTTGATCTTGATGTGGAAATAGGAAATCAGGTTGGTCAGATCCTTGTTGAATTTCGTGACATAGCGGACGAATTCGGTTTCCTTCTTGAAGCGAAGGAGATTTTCGAACTCGGCGACTTCATCGTGAAGTTCAATGAGGAAATGCTTGACGGTCCTGTACTGGGCATTCACCTCGATCAAATCCTTGCCGCTCATGGTTTTCAGATCCGGATAGGGCGGCAGAGACTGAAGGATGAGAAGGCTTTCGGTCTGGAGTTCGAGCACGGATTCCTTGATCTCCTGGAAAAAGGACGTGTAATCCATGGGATCTTTCATCCGGTCCTGGGCCCTGTCCAGCAGGCTTTCGAATTGTCTCTTCAGCGAAACGATGAAGTCTTTGACACCCATGTGCTTGCGCTTGATATTGAACAGATCGATGAAATCCCGCCCGATATAAATCTTGTCTTCATAATGGGACAGGAGATCCTTGGGGGTGTGGGTATAGAATTTGATCTCATATTTCCGGCCGTCCGACTCCCGTTCCCTCAACCGGGCCAGAACAAGAAAGTGATTCTGCTCGATGAAATAGCTGCTTTTATCGAGAAGGGCGGAATACAGGGCCAGATTCTGGATGATCGCCTCACGGAGATAGTCCAGAACATCCTCCTTGCGGGCGAGAAAATCGCTGACTTTTTCATTGGGGGACGGATGGATAACGGAATAGGACGGAGACAGGGTGTAGAGCACGGGACCGGTGCCGAGTTCAAGATGGAGGTTCTTGTAGACATTCTGGTAGAGGTCGTCGAAAAGCATGGGACGCAGGGGAGGCAAACCGGAGACTTCGAGTTTGGACAGTTCGTCGATTTCATTCATGTTATCCTCCCGCTCTTTCCACGAATTATCGTATCACCGGGGGAGGTTTTATTCAAGACAAGGCATATCGATTCTCCAACTCGGCCAGGGCGGCCGGGTTTTCGTGAGCCGGGTCGTAAGGGACAAGTTCGACCGAAAAGATGTTTCGGAAACCGGTTTCCAGTCGCCCGGCGGCCCAGAAAAAATCGATCGGTCGGCCCAGAGCTTCGGAGAGCGACGTCATGAGAACGGGCCGCCCGTCCGTTCCCCGGGAAACGGTCTGAAGCAGGTCATCCGTTTTTTTCAAGGGAAGGGAGCCGTGCTGCAGGAAAACGGCGCCGCTCCGCTTCTGGGCGCTGCCGACGATTTTTTTTCCGTCGATCTCGATCTCATCCCGGGCCGGGTGGGCAAAACATGGTTGAATTCCTCGGAGATAGGACTCCGGGGGGTTTCCGGCCAGGCTTGGACGAAGCCCCATCTCTTCCAGGCCGCGGAT
This genomic window contains:
- a CDS encoding DUF5668 domain-containing protein, which codes for MEEKMIVAPKPQKSPAAAGLLSAFFPGIGAVYNGQVAKGVLFIVLFAGLITLQGRGGQPFTALMLAGFYIYQIIEAVQSARAINLKALASGKDTAEITALTEPGETLRGSIFWGIALMALGLVLILANFDVVSYDRLIDFWPVVVIGIGLKLVAEHFRRSAEKQ
- a CDS encoding DUF5668 domain-containing protein, with amino-acid sequence MAQRKRSDSLVWGIILITVGVLFLLQSLDIHVWDFVARMWPVVLIIWGASKLYAGIKERSRRPAEPAAGDPDHES